In Lacibacter sp. H375, one DNA window encodes the following:
- a CDS encoding YeeE/YedE family protein: MNLIEFIKQPWPWYVAGPLIGLTVPTLLIIGNKTFGISSSLRHICAACLPAKIPFFQYDWRKEMWNLFFVGGILLGGFIAFLFLQNPEPMIVNPKLSTELATYGITNYDSLVPTEVFNWSSLFTLRGFIMMVVGGFLVGFGTRYAGGCTSGHAIMGISTLQWPSLIATISFMVGGFIMANLLLPFILKL, encoded by the coding sequence ATGAACCTGATTGAATTTATTAAACAGCCGTGGCCATGGTATGTAGCTGGTCCATTGATCGGGTTAACAGTGCCCACACTACTCATCATCGGCAACAAAACCTTTGGCATCTCTTCTTCACTGCGGCATATCTGCGCAGCATGTTTGCCGGCTAAAATTCCTTTCTTTCAATATGATTGGAGAAAAGAAATGTGGAATCTATTTTTTGTAGGTGGTATTTTATTGGGAGGATTCATTGCGTTTCTCTTTTTGCAAAACCCTGAACCAATGATCGTGAATCCGAAGCTGAGTACAGAGTTAGCCACGTATGGTATTACCAATTACGATTCACTTGTTCCAACAGAAGTGTTTAACTGGAGCAGCCTGTTCACACTACGGGGTTTTATCATGATGGTGGTGGGTGGTTTCCTCGTTGGATTTGGAACACGCTATGCAGGTGGTTGTACAAGCGGACATGCAATTATGGGTATTTCCACTTTACAATGGCCTTCATTGATAGCAACAATCAGTTTTATGGTGGGTGGTTTTATTATGGCCAATCTTCTTCTTCCTTTTATTCTTAAACTCTAA
- a CDS encoding Crp/Fnr family transcriptional regulator: protein MATQQVHDDLLRKSYPLFEDQLVNEIEEQGEFKTFPANEILMRKGQYIRSTMLVLNGLIKIYREDDDGNEFLMYYLKPGEACALSLVCAAKHEASPIMAKTVVETEVMMVPVDTMSEWMGKFKSWYQFVIETYRARFDELLVTLDNVAFRNMDERLEFYLKRAKEAQGTTLLNISHQEIAQELNTSREVISRLLKKMEQKGLVGLQRNAIELKNL from the coding sequence ATGGCTACGCAACAGGTACACGACGATCTTCTCCGCAAGAGTTATCCTTTATTTGAAGATCAACTTGTTAATGAAATTGAAGAACAAGGTGAATTCAAAACATTTCCTGCTAATGAAATACTAATGCGTAAAGGCCAATATATCCGAAGCACCATGCTGGTATTAAATGGCCTTATCAAGATTTACCGGGAAGATGATGATGGCAATGAGTTTCTCATGTATTATTTAAAACCCGGCGAAGCCTGTGCGTTATCACTCGTTTGCGCTGCCAAACATGAAGCAAGTCCCATTATGGCGAAAACTGTGGTTGAAACAGAAGTGATGATGGTCCCCGTTGATACCATGAGCGAATGGATGGGCAAATTCAAAAGTTGGTACCAGTTTGTAATTGAAACCTATCGTGCACGTTTTGATGAATTACTTGTTACGTTGGATAATGTTGCTTTCCGTAATATGGATGAGCGTTTGGAATTTTACCTGAAACGTGCAAAGGAAGCACAGGGAACAACGCTGCTCAACATCAGTCACCAGGAAATTGCACAGGAGCTGAATACTTCAAGAGAAGTAATATCAAGACTGCTCAAAAAAATGGAGCAGAAAGGGTTGGTTGGATTACAACGCAATGCCATTGAGTTGAAAAATTTATAA
- a CDS encoding DUF6691 family protein: MEQQKNIAEEEIVVEQKHHEFLTENTDFEMRSMDATCFNESELQHPWWHNFKYAFVGLLFGILFVKAEVVSWFRIQEMFRLQSFHMYGIIGSAVVVGIISVWLIKKFKIKTIYGEPIEFVDKKFNKGQIYGGLLFGLGWAVTGACPGPLFAQIGNGATVIAVTLLSAIAGTWVYGKFREQLPH; encoded by the coding sequence ATGGAACAACAAAAAAATATCGCTGAAGAGGAAATAGTGGTTGAACAAAAACACCATGAATTCCTTACGGAGAATACAGATTTTGAAATGCGATCGATGGATGCTACCTGCTTCAACGAATCAGAACTTCAACATCCATGGTGGCATAATTTCAAATATGCGTTTGTAGGATTATTGTTTGGTATTCTCTTCGTAAAAGCAGAAGTGGTTTCCTGGTTTCGTATACAGGAAATGTTTCGCCTGCAAAGTTTTCACATGTATGGCATCATTGGCTCTGCAGTAGTGGTTGGAATTATCAGTGTGTGGCTTATTAAAAAATTTAAGATCAAAACCATTTATGGTGAGCCAATTGAATTCGTTGATAAGAAATTCAATAAAGGTCAAATCTATGGCGGTCTTTTGTTTGGTTTGGGCTGGGCCGTTACCGGCGCTTGCCCGGGACCGTTATTTGCACAGATAGGAAACGGTGCCACTGTAATTGCCGTAACATTGCTGAGTGCAATTGCCGGTACATGGGTGTATGGTAAGTTCAGAGAACAACTGCCTCATTAA
- a CDS encoding rhodanese-like domain-containing protein, which yields MKNRILFLAVGFFAVLSAIAQIKNVSPVFAEKKLNKKKVVVLDVRTTQEFNEGHLPKAVHIDVMDSVAFVQQINQLKKGKTYLLYCKSGRRSAKAATIMEQQGFRHIWNMEGGITSWKGTIKQ from the coding sequence ATGAAAAACCGAATCCTTTTCCTGGCAGTTGGATTTTTTGCTGTTCTTTCAGCAATTGCTCAAATAAAAAATGTATCGCCTGTTTTTGCTGAAAAGAAATTAAATAAGAAAAAAGTAGTGGTACTGGATGTACGCACCACACAGGAATTCAACGAAGGACATTTGCCCAAGGCAGTTCATATAGATGTGATGGATTCAGTTGCATTTGTACAACAGATCAATCAGCTAAAAAAAGGAAAGACCTACCTGCTTTACTGCAAAAGTGGACGACGCAGCGCCAAGGCAGCAACCATCATGGAGCAACAGGGCTTTCGCCACATCTGGAATATGGAAGGCGGTATCACTTCCTGGAAAGGAACAATTAAACAATAA
- a CDS encoding sulfite exporter TauE/SafE family protein, whose amino-acid sequence MEIIGYLASIVIGISLGLIGGGGSILTVPVLVYLFGVNPVLATAYSLFIVGATSLVGAFPKYKLGLVNIKTALIFGTPAIAAVYATRKFIVPAIPDEVFSIAGFTVTKPVLMMLLFAVLMVFASYSMIKGKNEDENGNGGEQKFNYPLILVEGTVVGILTGLVGAGGGFLIIPALVLLSKLPMKQAVGTSLLIIAAKSLIGFLGDVGHQVIDWKLLVIVTVLAITGIFIGNAFSKKVSGDKLKKWFGWFVLVMGIYIIVKELFIR is encoded by the coding sequence ATGGAAATAATCGGATATCTCGCCTCTATTGTTATTGGTATTTCGCTTGGTCTTATTGGTGGTGGCGGCTCCATCTTAACAGTACCTGTTTTGGTGTATCTGTTTGGCGTTAATCCTGTATTAGCAACCGCTTATTCGTTGTTTATTGTTGGTGCCACCTCACTGGTAGGTGCTTTCCCGAAATACAAACTTGGACTTGTAAATATTAAAACAGCCCTGATTTTTGGCACACCTGCCATTGCGGCTGTGTATGCAACACGAAAATTTATTGTACCGGCTATTCCTGATGAAGTGTTCAGTATTGCCGGCTTTACAGTAACCAAGCCCGTATTAATGATGCTGTTGTTTGCAGTACTGATGGTGTTTGCATCCTATTCCATGATCAAAGGAAAGAATGAAGATGAAAACGGTAACGGCGGGGAACAGAAATTCAATTATCCGCTGATACTGGTAGAAGGAACAGTAGTAGGCATCTTGACAGGATTGGTTGGTGCAGGCGGAGGCTTCCTTATTATTCCTGCATTGGTATTACTCAGTAAACTTCCAATGAAACAAGCAGTTGGAACTTCCTTATTAATTATAGCTGCCAAATCATTGATCGGCTTTTTAGGTGATGTAGGGCATCAGGTCATTGATTGGAAACTACTCGTTATTGTAACCGTATTGGCCATTACAGGCATTTTCATCGGCAATGCTTTCAGCAAAAAAGTATCAGGCGATAAATTGAAAAAATGGTTTGGCTGGTTTGTGTTGGTGATGGGCATTTACATCATTGTGAAAGAATTGTTTATTCGTTAA
- a CDS encoding rhodanese-like domain-containing protein, with product MNLKEIVQNPHTKFVDVRSREEFADGHFPGATNIPLPEIAAKANELKESDSPVVLYCRSGARSTNAYFLLKQLGLENVHNAGGLQDLLTLKNLN from the coding sequence ATGAATCTAAAAGAAATCGTTCAGAACCCACACACAAAGTTTGTGGATGTACGTTCAAGAGAAGAGTTTGCCGACGGACACTTTCCCGGCGCAACCAATATTCCGCTGCCCGAAATTGCAGCGAAGGCTAACGAGTTGAAAGAGTCTGATAGTCCGGTAGTTTTGTATTGCCGTTCCGGGGCAAGAAGTACGAATGCATACTTTCTGCTAAAACAACTGGGACTTGAAAATGTACACAATGCAGGTGGCTTGCAAGATTTACTAACCTTGAAAAACCTCAATTAG
- a CDS encoding c-type cytochrome, translated as MNTQRTILLFIILLLLITATQIGCNDSGKEESTAVDSTIQQTVWMGPPANQIPYYSREDGKLIWYGHQLISNTSKYLGPKGSVLQITNGMNCQNCHLDAGTKPWGNNYSAVYTTYPKFRDRSGGIETIYKRVNDCIERSLNGTALDTTSKEMQAIYAYIKWLGEDLKKGDKPKGSGIIELPYLNRAADPEKGKIVYVQKCQTCHTANGEGQLNADGITYTYPPLWGKNSYNVGAGLFRLSRFAGYVKNNMPQGTDYHSPQLSDEEAWDVAAFVNSQPRPSKDLSSDWPDISKKPIDHPFGPYADTFSEQQHKYGPFAPIKEYREQQKKSGTKK; from the coding sequence GTGAATACACAGAGAACCATACTTCTTTTTATCATTTTACTGTTATTAATTACAGCCACCCAGATTGGTTGTAATGATTCAGGCAAAGAGGAATCAACTGCAGTTGACTCAACCATTCAGCAAACAGTCTGGATGGGGCCGCCTGCAAATCAAATCCCGTATTATTCAAGAGAAGATGGAAAACTCATTTGGTATGGTCATCAACTTATATCCAACACATCAAAGTATCTCGGTCCAAAAGGTTCTGTGTTGCAAATAACAAATGGCATGAACTGCCAGAACTGTCATTTAGATGCGGGCACCAAACCCTGGGGCAATAATTACAGTGCTGTTTATACAACATATCCAAAATTCAGAGATCGTTCGGGAGGTATTGAAACCATTTATAAACGTGTGAACGATTGCATTGAACGGAGTTTGAATGGAACAGCTCTTGACACAACGTCAAAAGAGATGCAGGCCATTTATGCTTATATCAAATGGCTGGGCGAAGATTTAAAAAAAGGTGATAAACCAAAAGGCTCCGGCATTATAGAACTTCCATACCTCAATCGTGCTGCTGATCCTGAAAAAGGAAAAATTGTATATGTACAGAAATGCCAGACTTGTCATACTGCAAACGGGGAGGGGCAATTAAATGCAGATGGCATTACTTATACTTATCCGCCCTTGTGGGGTAAAAACAGTTATAATGTTGGTGCAGGTTTATTTCGTTTATCACGCTTTGCAGGTTATGTAAAAAATAATATGCCGCAGGGAACCGATTATCATTCACCACAATTAAGCGATGAGGAAGCATGGGATGTAGCAGCATTCGTTAACTCGCAGCCACGCCCCTCAAAAGATCTGAGCAGCGATTGGCCCGATATTTCAAAGAAACCGATCGATCATCCGTTTGGTCCATATGCAGATACGTTTAGTGAACAACAACATAAGTACGGCCCATTCGCCCCAATTAAAGAATACAGAGAACAACAAAAGAAATCCGGTACTAAAAAATAA
- a CDS encoding rhodanese-like domain-containing protein — translation MFNFIKKLFGPGTDFKGLQQQGAVIIDVRTPGEFSGGHIKGAINIPVDSIRSKVNDIKKKGKPVITCCASGMRSGSATSILKQAGVEAYNGGSWISLQNKIAS, via the coding sequence ATGTTCAATTTTATTAAAAAATTATTTGGCCCCGGTACAGATTTTAAAGGATTGCAACAACAAGGTGCAGTTATAATTGATGTACGTACGCCAGGCGAATTTAGTGGTGGCCATATTAAAGGTGCCATTAACATTCCGGTTGACAGTATTCGTTCAAAGGTCAACGACATTAAGAAAAAAGGAAAGCCTGTCATTACCTGTTGCGCCAGTGGAATGCGTAGTGGTTCTGCCACATCTATATTAAAGCAGGCAGGCGTTGAAGCATATAACGGCGGATCATGGATCAGCTTACAAAATAAAATAGCATCATGA
- a CDS encoding 5'-nucleotidase C-terminal domain-containing protein, translated as MPEKNTTHLHNCSCNSCSDGEQIAPISQNSRRDFFKSASAIAAGAVLPASIVNAVSGDDYHAKELFGNKALKDGKANVITLLHTSDIHAQLHTHDEFFFEDGNAVYKKRGGFAVLKTMLHTLKAQNPTNTIIIDGGDCFQGGGVAALTEGKGIVPLINNIGYDLILPGNWEVVYGKDAMLKDLGGYNSAKICANMFHDNSDENKNDLIFPPYWTKMLGGVKIGFIGYNDPLTPKRQSPAYSKGITFTKPEMNVAKYIKILKEYEKCAMVFLVTHMGLAQQVDLANQPELQGVDYILGADTHERVRVPIQGKYAKVTEPGAFGSFVARLDIVIENGQIKDENYQLLDVDPEKYKPDPAMERLVEEVSAPHKKELNKVIGKTKTTLVRYYVIENPMDNLITDALMWKFKDANVDVVVSNGFRFCPPLVADAKKGYAEITNDFLWSMLPVESDVKMGEVSGAQLHDWMEQELHNVFAKDPAKRFGGWVVRFKGMEMNFTMNNDLGKRVNRITINGKPLDKNKQYTMLACEREGDPDDTLCRLDKVKNPRKPGYTLHGIMREYLAAHPMVAPKIEGRATATDAPSTLLSQLEGYNYTFI; from the coding sequence ATGCCAGAAAAAAATACTACACATCTCCACAATTGTTCATGTAATAGTTGTTCAGATGGTGAACAGATTGCACCCATCTCTCAAAACTCACGAAGAGATTTTTTTAAATCTGCATCCGCTATTGCAGCAGGTGCGGTATTGCCCGCATCCATCGTGAATGCAGTTAGTGGCGATGATTATCATGCAAAAGAATTGTTCGGAAATAAAGCGTTGAAAGATGGTAAAGCAAACGTAATTACTCTACTGCACACATCCGATATTCACGCACAGCTTCACACACACGATGAATTCTTTTTTGAAGATGGAAATGCAGTTTATAAAAAGCGTGGAGGCTTTGCCGTATTGAAAACAATGCTGCACACACTCAAAGCACAAAACCCAACCAACACAATTATTATTGATGGTGGCGATTGTTTCCAGGGTGGTGGCGTAGCAGCATTAACTGAAGGAAAAGGCATTGTTCCACTTATAAACAATATTGGATACGATCTTATTCTTCCCGGTAACTGGGAAGTGGTGTATGGTAAAGATGCCATGCTGAAAGATCTTGGTGGTTACAACAGTGCAAAGATCTGTGCCAATATGTTTCATGATAATTCGGATGAAAATAAGAACGACCTTATTTTTCCTCCTTACTGGACAAAAATGTTGGGTGGAGTTAAAATTGGTTTCATTGGTTATAACGATCCGCTTACACCCAAACGTCAATCGCCTGCATACAGTAAGGGCATAACGTTTACAAAACCGGAAATGAATGTGGCGAAGTATATCAAAATTCTTAAAGAGTATGAGAAGTGTGCAATGGTATTCTTAGTTACACATATGGGTTTGGCGCAACAGGTTGATCTTGCCAACCAACCCGAATTACAGGGAGTTGATTATATACTTGGTGCCGATACACATGAACGTGTACGAGTACCAATACAAGGTAAGTATGCAAAGGTAACTGAGCCGGGTGCCTTTGGTTCTTTTGTTGCAAGGCTTGATATTGTTATTGAGAATGGACAGATAAAAGATGAGAATTATCAATTGCTTGATGTAGATCCGGAAAAATATAAGCCTGATCCTGCAATGGAAAGGCTGGTTGAAGAAGTAAGTGCTCCACATAAAAAAGAACTCAATAAAGTAATTGGCAAAACCAAAACAACATTGGTACGCTATTATGTTATTGAAAACCCAATGGACAATTTGATCACGGATGCATTGATGTGGAAGTTTAAAGATGCAAACGTTGATGTGGTGGTGAGTAATGGTTTTCGTTTTTGTCCGCCGTTGGTTGCAGATGCAAAAAAAGGATATGCAGAGATCACCAATGATTTTTTATGGAGCATGCTCCCGGTTGAAAGTGATGTAAAGATGGGCGAAGTGAGCGGTGCACAGTTACATGATTGGATGGAACAGGAGTTGCACAATGTCTTTGCAAAAGATCCGGCCAAACGTTTTGGAGGTTGGGTGGTTCGTTTCAAAGGAATGGAAATGAACTTCACCATGAATAATGATTTGGGCAAACGTGTAAACCGGATCACTATTAATGGCAAGCCGTTAGATAAAAACAAACAGTATACCATGCTCGCCTGCGAACGTGAAGGTGATCCTGATGATACTTTATGCCGTTTAGATAAGGTAAAGAACCCACGCAAACCCGGCTATACTTTACATGGAATTATGCGTGAATACCTGGCTGCACATCCAATGGTAGCACCAAAAATTGAAGGCCGTGCAACAGCAACCGATGCCCCGTCAACATTATTATCGCAATTGGAAGGATATAATTATACATTTATCTGA
- a CDS encoding MBL fold metallo-hydrolase codes for MKIEQIYTGCLAQGAYYIESEGEAVVIDPLREVKPYLEKAKRNNAKIKYVFETHFHADFVSGHIDLAKESGAKIVYGPNAKPDFDFHSAKDGEELKVGKLTFKVLHTPGHTMESTCYLLKDEHGKDIAIFTGDTLFIGDVGRPDLAQKIVADLTQDMLSGYLYESLRNKIMPLSDDLIVYPAHGAGSACGKNMSKETSDTLGHQKATNYALRANMTKEEFIKEVTTGLVAPPQYFPLNVMMNIHGYDSIEEVLKRGTQALSPDAFETAANETGALILDTRDAEVFAKGFVPNSINIGIDGSFAPWVGSMIPDVKQEILLVTDEGREEEVVTRLARVGYDYSLGYLKGGFNAWREAGKEIDQIKRVSAEELAEIVTKDNNANILDVRKESEFQSEHLFNVENAPLDFINDSMLKVDKNKTYYVHCAGGYRSMIFVSILRARGYDNLIDVRGGFKAIKESGKFNLTDYVCPTTLL; via the coding sequence ATGAAAATTGAACAGATCTATACCGGTTGCCTGGCACAAGGTGCTTATTATATCGAAAGCGAAGGCGAGGCCGTAGTGATCGATCCATTGCGTGAAGTAAAGCCATATCTCGAAAAAGCAAAGCGCAATAATGCCAAGATAAAGTATGTATTTGAAACACACTTCCACGCTGATTTTGTGAGTGGACATATTGATCTTGCAAAAGAATCAGGTGCAAAGATCGTGTACGGCCCAAATGCAAAACCCGATTTCGATTTTCATTCAGCAAAAGATGGTGAAGAGTTGAAAGTAGGGAAGCTTACATTCAAAGTGTTGCATACACCCGGCCATACAATGGAAAGTACCTGTTACCTGTTGAAAGATGAACATGGAAAAGATATTGCCATTTTCACCGGTGATACATTGTTCATAGGTGATGTTGGTCGCCCCGATCTTGCACAAAAAATTGTAGCCGATCTAACACAGGATATGCTTTCAGGTTATTTGTATGAATCATTGCGTAACAAGATCATGCCACTTTCTGATGATTTGATTGTATATCCGGCGCATGGTGCCGGCAGCGCATGTGGTAAGAACATGAGTAAAGAAACATCTGATACATTGGGGCATCAAAAAGCAACCAACTATGCGTTGCGTGCCAATATGACCAAAGAAGAATTTATTAAAGAAGTTACAACAGGCTTAGTGGCACCTCCCCAATATTTCCCGCTGAATGTAATGATGAATATTCATGGTTACGATAGTATTGAAGAAGTATTGAAGCGTGGTACGCAAGCTCTAAGTCCTGATGCATTTGAAACGGCAGCGAATGAAACCGGAGCGTTGATTCTTGATACAAGAGATGCCGAAGTATTTGCAAAAGGATTTGTGCCAAATTCCATTAACATTGGTATTGATGGAAGTTTTGCGCCATGGGTTGGCAGTATGATTCCCGATGTAAAACAGGAAATACTTCTTGTTACTGATGAAGGGCGTGAAGAAGAAGTGGTTACCCGTTTGGCCCGTGTTGGTTACGATTATTCGCTGGGTTATCTGAAAGGTGGTTTCAATGCATGGAGAGAAGCAGGTAAAGAAATTGATCAGATCAAACGTGTATCTGCAGAGGAACTGGCAGAGATTGTTACAAAAGATAACAATGCAAACATTCTTGATGTACGTAAAGAAAGCGAGTTCCAGAGTGAGCACCTGTTTAATGTAGAGAATGCACCGTTAGATTTTATTAACGACAGCATGTTAAAGGTTGATAAAAACAAAACCTATTATGTGCATTGTGCAGGTGGTTACCGTTCTATGATTTTTGTTTCCATTCTTCGTGCACGAGGATATGATAATTTAATTGATGTGCGTGGCGGTTTTAAAGCAATTAAAGAAAGCGGCAAGTTTAATTTAACCGATTACGTTTGTCCGACTACACTTTTATAA